Proteins encoded in a region of the Eschrichtius robustus isolate mEscRob2 chromosome 16, mEscRob2.pri, whole genome shotgun sequence genome:
- the NOP56 gene encoding nucleolar protein 56 encodes MVLLHVLFEHAVGYALLALKEVEEISLLLPQVEECVLNLGKFHNIVRLVAFCPFSSSQVALENANAVSEGVVHEDLRLLLETHLPTKKKKVLLGVGDPKIGAAIQEELGYNCQTGGVIAEILRGVRLHFHNLVKGLTDLSACKAQLGLGHSYSRAKVKFNVNRVDNMIIQSISLLDQLDKDINTFSMRVREWYGYHFPELVKIINDNATYCRLAQFIGNRRELNEEKLEKLEELTMDAAKAKAILDASRSSMGMDISAIDLINIESFSSRVVSLSEYRQSLHTYLRSKMSQVAPSLSALIGEAVGARLIAHAGSLTNLAKYPASTVQILGAEKALFRALKTRGNTPKYGLIFHSTFIGRAAAKNKGRISRYLANKCSIASRIDCFSEVPTSVFGEKLREQVEERLSFYETGEIPRKNLDVMKEAMVQAEEAAAEITRKLEKQEKKRLKKEKKRLAAIALASSENSSSTPEECEETSERPKKKKKQKPQEAPQENGMEDPSVSSKPKKKKSFSKEELVSSDLEETAGSGSLPKRKKSFPKEEPDSDPEESGNKRVPKKKRKFSSKEEPLSSGPEEAAASKSGSSKKKKKLRKLSQEN; translated from the exons ATG GTGCTGCTGCACGTGCTCTTCGAGCATGCGGTCGGCTACGCGCTGCTGGCGCTGAAGGAGGTGGAGGAGatcagcctgctgctgccgcag GTGGAGGAGTGCGTGCTGAACCTGGGCAAGTTCCACAACATCGTTCGTCTCGTGGCTTTTTGTCCCTTTTCCTCGTCCCAGGTTGCCTTGGAAAATGCCAACGCTGTGTCTGAAG GTGTTGTTCATGAGGACCTCCGCCTGCTCTTGGAGACTCACCTACCaaccaaaaagaagaaagtgctcctgggggttggggaccccaaGATAGGTGCTGCTATACAAGAGGAGTTAGGGTACAACTGCCAGACTGGAGGTGTCATAGCCGAGATCCTTCGAG GAGTCCGTCTGCACTTCCACAACCTGGTGAAGGGTCTGACTGATCTGTCTGCTTGTAAAGCCCAACTGGGGCTGGGACACAGCTATTCTCGTGCCAAAGTTAAGTTTAATGTGAACCGAGTGGACAATATGATTATCCAGTCCATTAGCCTCCTGGACCAGCTGGATAAGGACATCAATACCTTCTCCATGCGTGTCAG GGAGTGGTATGGGTATCACTTTCCTGAACTGGTAAAGATCATCAATGACAATGCTACATACTGCCGCCTTGCTCAGTTCATTGGAAACCGAAGGGAGCTGAATGAAGAAAAGTTGGAGAAGCTGGAGGAGCTGACAATGGATGCAGCCAAGGCTAAGGCTATTCTGGATGCCTCGCGGTCCTCCATGG GCATGGACATATCAGCCATTGACTTGATAAACATCGAGAGCTTCTCCAGTCGTGTGGTGTCTTTGTCAGAGTACCGCCAAAGCCTACACACTTACCTGCGATCCAAGATGAGCCAAGTAGCCCCCAGCCTGTCCGCCCTAATTGGGGAAGCG GTAGGTGCACGTCTCATTGCTCACGCTGGCAGTCTCACCAATCTGGCCAAGTATCCAGCATCCACAGTGCAGATCCTTGGGGCTGAAAAGGCCCTGTTCAG AGCCCTGAAGACAAGGGGTAACACCCCAAAATATGGACTCATTTTCCACTCTACCTTCATTGGCCGAGCAGCTGCCAAGAACAAAGGCCGCATCTCCCGATACCTGGCAAACAAATGCAGTATTGCCTCACGAATTGATTGCTTCTCTG AGGTACCTACCAGTGTATTTGGGGAGAAGCTTCGAGAACAAGTTGAGGAGCGGCTGTCCTTCTATGAGACTGGAGAGATTCCACGAAAGAATCTGGATGTTATGAAGGAGGCAATGGTTCAG GCAGAGGAAGCGGCTGCTGAGATTACTAGGAAGCTGGAGAAACAGGAGAAGAAACgcttgaagaaggaaaagaaaaggctggCTGCGATTGCCCTGGCGTCTTCAGAAAACAGCAGTAGTACCCCAGAGGAATGTGAG GAGACAAGTGAAAgacccaaaaagaagaaaaagcaaaagccCCAGGAGGCTCCTCAGGAGAATGGAATGGAAGACCCATCTGTCTCCTCCAaacccaaaaaaaagaaatctttttccaAGGAGGAGCTGGTTAGTAGTGATCTTGAAGAGACAGCTGGCAGTGGAAGTCTTCCCAAGAGGAAGAAATCTTTCCCCAAAGAGGAACCAGATAGTGACCCTGAAGAGTCAGGAAACAAGAGGGTccccaagaaaaagaggaaattctcTTCCAAGGAGGAGCCTCTCAGCAGTGGACCTGAAGAGGCTGCTGCCAGCAAGAGCGGCagctccaagaaaaagaaaaagctccgAAAGCTATCCCAGGAAAATTAG
- the IDH3B gene encoding isocitrate dehydrogenase [NAD] subunit beta, mitochondrial → MAALGGVRWVTRALVAAPNPRAWRSLCTSAVAQASSRSQGEDVRVEGAFPVTMLPGDGVGPELMHAVKEVFKAASVPVEFQEHHLSEVQNMASEEKLEQVLSSMKENKVAIIGKIHTPMEYKGELASYDMRLRRKLDLFANVVHVKSLPGYKTRHNNLDLVIIREQTEGEYSSLEHESARGVIECLKIVTRTKSQRIAKFAFDYATKKGRGKVTAVHKANIMKLGDGLFLQCCEEVAELYPKIKFETMIIDNCCMQLVQNPYQFDVLVMPNLYGNIIDNLAAGLVGGAGVVPGESYSAEYAVFETGARHPFAQAVGRNIANPTAMLLSASNMLRHLNLEHHSNTIADAVKKVIKVGKVRTRDMGGYSTTTDFIKSVIGHLHPYGG, encoded by the exons ATGGCGGCCCTCGGCGGTGTCCGCTGGGTGACCCGA GCGCTGGTCGCCGCCCCGAATCCCAGGGCATGGAGGAGCCTGTGTACCTCGGCTGTAGCGCAAGCCTCCTCGCGGAGCCAG GGCGAGGACGTGAGGGTGGAGGGCGCCTTTCCCGTGACTATGCTACCGGGAGACGGCGTGGGGCCTGAACTGATGCACGCTGTCAAGGAGGTGTTCAAG GCTGCCTCTGTCCCAGTGGAGTTCCAGGAGCATCACCTGAGCGAGGTGCAGAATATGGCATCTGAGGAGAAGCTGGAGCAGGTGCTGAGTTCCATGAAGGAGAACAAGGTGGCCATCATTG GAAAGATCCACACCCCGATGGAGTATAAGGGGGAACTAGCCTCCTACGATATGCGGCTGAG GCGTAAGTTGGACTTGTTTGCCAACGTAGTCCATGTGAAGTCACTTCCTGGGTACAAGACTCGACACAACAATCTAGATTTGGTGATTATTCGAGAGCAGACAGAAGGGGAGTACAGCTCTCTGGAACACGAG AGTGCGAGGGGCGTGATTGAGTGCCTGAAGATTGTCACTCGAACCAAATCTCAGCGGATCGCAAAGTTCGCCTTTGACTATGCCACTAAGAAGGGGCGGGGCAAGGTCACAGCTGTCCACAAGGCCAATATCAT GAAACTGGGGGATGGGTTGTTCCTGCAGTGCTGTGAGGAAGTTGCTGAACTGTACCCCAAGATCAAGTTTGAGACAATGATCATAGACAACTGCTGCATGCAG CTGGTGCAGAATCCTTACCAGTTTGATGTGCTGGTGATGCCCAACCTCTATGGGAACATTATTGACAATCTGGCTGCTGGCCTGGTTGGGGGAGCTGGTGTGGTCCCTGGTGAGAGCTACAGTGCAGAGTATGCAGTCTTTGAGACG GGTGCCCGGCATCCATTTGCCCAGGCAGTGGGCAGGAATATAGCCAACCCCACAGCCATGCTGTTGTCAGCTTCCAACATGCTGCGGCATCTCAA TCTCGAGCATCACTCCAACACGATTGCAGATGCGGTGAAGAAGGTGATCAAAGTCGGCAAG GTGCGGACTCGAGACATGGGCGGCTACAGCACCACAACCGACTTCATCAAGTCTGTCATCGGCCACCTGCACCCCTATGGGGGCTAG